Proteins from a single region of Aureibacter tunicatorum:
- a CDS encoding metallophosphoesterase, which translates to MSKDAMIMIAFAVLMLIEVYAYQAVKFAFKSFSKRKMVQAAYWVWSALVLAGCVYMFANGQETMSRILKTVILSMFIVNIVSKLVLIIFNFLDDFRRLGLWIFRNNIQKKTTPQVVEENTEIKEAPTSDKISRSEFLTKASLLAASVPAASFSFGILSGAYDYRVRTKSIVINDLPRALDGIRIAQLSDIHTGSFYNKVAVQGGVDLLLKEKPDLVCFTGDLVNTVTKEVNEYFDVFKNVKAPLGVYSVLGNHDYGDYKTWSSAKAKQSNFEDMVDAHKHLGWDLLRNENRQIKVGNDHLDIIGVENWGHGFAQYGKLSDAYSHLETGTAKVLLSHDPSHWDAEVRQDFKDIDLTLSGHTHGFQFGIEIGDFRWSPAQYRYAQWADLYEKQGQSLYVNRGFGFHGYPGRLGILPEITILELKSAKA; encoded by the coding sequence AAATTCGCTTTTAAGTCTTTCTCCAAAAGGAAGATGGTGCAAGCAGCGTATTGGGTTTGGTCTGCTTTGGTGTTGGCAGGTTGTGTTTACATGTTTGCCAATGGCCAGGAAACAATGTCCAGAATACTTAAGACTGTTATTTTGTCGATGTTTATAGTGAATATTGTTTCTAAGCTGGTTTTGATCATATTTAATTTTCTGGATGATTTCAGGAGGTTGGGATTGTGGATATTTAGAAATAATATTCAAAAGAAAACGACTCCTCAGGTTGTAGAGGAAAACACAGAGATTAAAGAAGCTCCGACAAGTGATAAAATCTCAAGGTCGGAATTTTTGACTAAAGCATCATTGTTGGCCGCGTCTGTTCCTGCCGCATCTTTTAGCTTTGGAATACTTAGCGGAGCGTACGACTATCGTGTCAGGACCAAATCAATAGTTATCAATGACCTTCCCAGAGCTTTGGATGGCATTCGAATAGCGCAACTTTCTGATATTCATACCGGATCATTTTACAATAAGGTAGCAGTGCAGGGAGGTGTTGATCTTCTATTGAAGGAAAAGCCTGATTTGGTGTGCTTTACTGGAGATTTGGTGAATACGGTTACCAAAGAAGTGAATGAGTATTTTGATGTGTTCAAAAATGTAAAAGCACCTTTGGGCGTTTATTCTGTGCTAGGCAATCATGATTACGGCGATTATAAAACTTGGTCTTCCGCTAAGGCGAAACAATCAAATTTTGAAGACATGGTCGATGCTCATAAGCATTTGGGCTGGGATTTGTTGAGAAATGAAAATCGACAAATTAAAGTAGGCAATGATCACTTGGATATCATTGGCGTGGAAAACTGGGGGCATGGATTCGCTCAATATGGAAAACTAAGCGATGCGTATAGCCATTTGGAAACAGGAACAGCGAAAGTTTTACTGTCTCATGACCCAAGCCATTGGGATGCTGAGGTTAGGCAAGACTTCAAGGATATTGACCTTACTTTGTCTGGACATACGCATGGTTTTCAATTTGGCATTGAGATAGGTGATTTTAGATGGAGTCCTGCGCAGTATAGATATGCACAATGGGCTGACTTGTATGAAAAGCAAGGGCAAAGCTTGTATGTGAATAGAGGCTTTGGGTTTCATGGATATCCGGGCAGACTGGGAATACTTCCTGAGATTACGATTTTGGAACTTAAAAGCGCGAAGGCATAA